A stretch of Arachis hypogaea cultivar Tifrunner chromosome 15, arahy.Tifrunner.gnm2.J5K5, whole genome shotgun sequence DNA encodes these proteins:
- the LOC140179188 gene encoding uncharacterized protein has product MTDDELKNLCLIEIEKILNSNVRSLRDYQSMPCPEMSDVRLFQNKLIEEELAYDTNELTHTNLYTEQKMTHEQRLVFDEILNAVITDFGGFYFLYGHGGCGKTFICNGISSTICSRGKIVLNIASSRIVSLLLPGGRTAHSRLSIPITITDKSTCNIKHGSLKVELLIKSSLII; this is encoded by the coding sequence ATGACTGATGACGAATTGAAAAACCTCTGCcttattgagattgagaagataCTCAACAGCAATGTGAGATCTTTAAGAGACTATCAATCAATGCCATGTCCTGAGATGTCTGATGTTCGCCTTTTTCAGAATAAACTAATAGAGGAGGAGTTAGCATATGACACAAATGAGTTGACTCATACAAACTTATATACGGAACAAAAGATGACTCATGAGCAAAGATTAGTATTCGATGAGATACTCAATGCTGTTATTACAGACTTTGGTGGTTTTTACTTCCTTTATGGGCACGGTGGGTGTGGTAAGACATTTATTTGCAATGGAATTTCTTCTACTATTTGTTCTAGAGGAAAGATTGTTTTAAATATCGCATCCAGTAGAATTGTGTCTTTACTCCTACCTGGTGGCAGAACGGCTCATTCTAGACTTTCAATACCCATTACAATTACTGATAAATCTACTTGCAATATCAAGCATGGCAGTTTAAAGGTGGAGTTGCTCATCAAAAGTAGCTTAATAATTTGA